The Aythya fuligula isolate bAytFul2 chromosome 2, bAytFul2.pri, whole genome shotgun sequence genome contains a region encoding:
- the CRH gene encoding corticoliberin — protein sequence MKLQVLVCTGLLLLLVALLPCQECRALSKSPGTAHGALHQPDFFPQQQQQQQQQTLPVLLRMGEEYFLRLGNLNKRPAGSFSASSSSSSSSSSHPQPQASATNFFRAAVQQLQQLPERSLGSPEEGEGEGEAVEREKRSEEPPISLDLTFHLLREVLEMARAEQLAQQAHSNRKLMEIIGK from the coding sequence ATGAAGCTCCAGGTGCTGGTGTGCAcgggactgctgctgctgctggtcgccctcctgccctgccaggagTGCAGGGCGCTCAGCAAGAGCCCCGGAACCGCCCACGGGGCTCTGCACCAGCCGGATTTCttcccgcagcagcagcagcagcagcagcagcaaactctGCCCGTCCTGCTCCGCATGGGAGAAGAGTATTTCCTGCGCCTGGGCAACCTCAACAAGAGACCCGCCGGCTCTTTCTCCgcctcttccagcagcagcagcagcagcagcagccacccacaGCCCCAAGCCTCCGCCACCAACTTTTTCCGGGCGGCGGTgcaacagctgcagcagctgcccgaGCGCTCGCTGGGGAGCCCCGAGGAGGGCGAAGGCGAGGGGGAGGCCGTGGAGAGGGAGAAGCGGTCCGAGGAGCCCCCCATTTCTCTGGATCTGACTTTCCACCTCCTCCGAGAGGTCTTGGAGATGGCCCGAGCCGAGCAGTTGGCGCAGCAAGCCCACAGCAACAGGAAACTGATGGAGATCATCGGGAAGTGA